The following proteins come from a genomic window of Methanoculleus caldifontis:
- a CDS encoding S1C family serine protease: protein MDKIEHKLFQQVGNASASSGAGAHAASGGAGESDADLLDAYSRAVVRVVESVGPAVVSVVVGKNHLGRGGEPMGAGSGVVVAPDGYIMTNNHVVQGAGRIEVRTADGTALPARLAGADAATDLAVLRTETGGLPYASFGDSGTLAVGQLAIAIGNPLGFNSTVSTGVLSALGRALRSRDGRLIENIIQHTAPLNPGNSGGPLVDSRGRVIGINTAIIPMAQGICFSVPSNTATWVLPQLVADGRVRRGYLGIAGQSRPLERPLVLALGLAASQAVEVISVNRASPAGRAGLRPGDLIVGINETDVTCVDDLHRFLATWPIAEPATLTLIRDRRQITLPVVPAEAVACPAVG from the coding sequence ATGGATAAAATCGAGCACAAGCTCTTCCAGCAGGTCGGCAACGCATCGGCGTCATCCGGCGCAGGCGCCCACGCTGCGTCCGGTGGTGCCGGAGAGTCCGACGCCGACCTCCTCGACGCCTACTCGCGGGCCGTTGTCCGGGTCGTCGAGTCCGTGGGGCCCGCGGTCGTGAGCGTGGTCGTGGGGAAGAACCATCTGGGCCGGGGAGGCGAGCCGATGGGAGCAGGCTCGGGCGTGGTCGTGGCACCGGACGGCTACATCATGACCAACAACCATGTGGTGCAGGGAGCGGGGAGGATCGAGGTCCGCACGGCAGATGGGACCGCTCTTCCCGCACGCCTGGCCGGCGCCGACGCGGCGACCGATCTCGCCGTCCTCCGCACCGAGACCGGAGGGCTGCCATACGCGTCGTTCGGTGATTCCGGGACCCTTGCGGTCGGCCAGCTCGCGATAGCCATCGGCAACCCGCTGGGCTTCAACTCGACCGTCTCGACGGGCGTCCTGAGCGCTCTCGGCCGGGCGCTCCGGAGCCGGGACGGCCGCCTGATCGAGAACATCATCCAGCACACCGCTCCCTTGAACCCCGGCAACTCCGGCGGCCCGCTGGTGGACTCGCGCGGCCGGGTCATCGGCATCAACACGGCCATCATCCCCATGGCCCAGGGGATCTGCTTCTCGGTCCCCTCGAACACCGCTACCTGGGTGCTCCCGCAGCTCGTCGCCGACGGCAGGGTGCGGCGCGGCTATCTCGGTATCGCCGGCCAGTCACGGCCGCTCGAGCGGCCGCTCGTCCTGGCGCTCGGGCTTGCCGCGAGCCAGGCGGTCGAGGTCATCTCCGTGAACCGCGCAAGCCCCGCCGGCAGGGCAGGGCTCCGGCCGGGCGACCTGATCGTCGGGATCAACGAGACCGACGTCACGTGCGTGGACGACCTGCACCGGTTCCTCGCCACCTGGCCGATCGCGGAACCGGCAACCCTGACGCTGATCCGGGACCGGCGGCAGATCACGCTCCCGGTCGTCCCGGCCGAGGCCGTCGCGTGCCCCGCCGTCGGGTGA
- a CDS encoding cupin domain-containing protein, protein MYRIVSLLFVCILLSAGCLAADDSPAGAGVSLLAPVDPIPIFDGQATYSGIIGNETPQIRANYSMGHVAVAPGNATPPHRLLGTAELVYVLDGTAEIRCDNETVTAREGETVLLPEGVLQSIASAGDTDLHYITVSQPAYTPEIEISGDELDLISVKTDCAPFVVPDPRKGIEWNATSDAVVYTLLNPVLMSDLALPINYSLAYGELQPGGYLGYDGIAGSSDLIYVIEGELEVVTPDGAAVRVPAGSAAYVPPDLVKTSRNAAETVTKILSFVDPAWTEEKTGLWK, encoded by the coding sequence ATGTATCGAATCGTTTCTCTTCTCTTTGTCTGCATCCTCCTCTCCGCCGGATGCCTCGCCGCAGACGATTCTCCGGCAGGGGCGGGTGTCAGCCTGCTGGCCCCGGTTGACCCGATACCCATATTCGACGGCCAGGCAACCTACTCCGGGATCATCGGCAATGAGACGCCGCAGATCCGGGCAAACTACAGCATGGGACACGTCGCCGTCGCACCGGGCAACGCGACGCCGCCGCACCGCCTGCTTGGGACGGCGGAACTCGTCTACGTGCTCGATGGTACGGCGGAGATACGCTGCGACAACGAGACGGTGACCGCCCGCGAGGGAGAGACTGTGCTCCTGCCGGAAGGGGTGCTGCAGTCGATAGCCTCGGCCGGGGATACCGATCTCCACTACATCACCGTGAGCCAGCCGGCCTACACGCCCGAGATCGAGATATCGGGGGACGAGCTTGACCTGATCAGCGTGAAGACAGACTGTGCCCCGTTCGTCGTTCCTGATCCCCGGAAAGGGATCGAGTGGAACGCCACGTCCGATGCGGTCGTCTACACCCTCTTGAACCCGGTGCTGATGAGCGACCTTGCTCTCCCGATCAACTACAGCCTCGCGTACGGCGAGCTCCAGCCGGGCGGCTACCTGGGTTACGACGGTATCGCCGGCTCGTCCGACCTGATCTACGTGATCGAGGGGGAACTTGAGGTCGTCACGCCCGACGGGGCGGCGGTCAGGGTCCCCGCGGGGAGTGCCGCGTACGTCCCGCCGGACCTGGTGAAGACGTCCCGGAACGCCGCGGAGACGGTGACGAAGATCCTCTCGTTCGTCGACCCGGCATGGACAGAAGAGAAGACCGGCCTCTGGAAGTGA
- a CDS encoding nitroreductase family protein: MLTDMEPVEIFTVIRERRSVRNYIDREVPETALRTIIAAGIQAPSALGLQPWQFVIVRDRSLMQRVSDYCKPILAEKIGEEARPGTEEFLAALRNPDYNIFYNAPVLVLVLGAREVVSSVLDCALCAENMMLAAWSLGIGSCWIGSAALVEQNPDLLAALKIPADHLVVAPLIFGYPAPLPPKAGRREPRITWVP; encoded by the coding sequence ATGCTGACGGATATGGAGCCAGTCGAGATCTTCACCGTGATCCGGGAGCGCCGGAGCGTCAGGAACTATATCGACCGTGAGGTCCCGGAGACGGCCCTCCGCACCATCATCGCCGCGGGCATCCAGGCCCCGAGCGCTCTCGGGCTTCAGCCCTGGCAGTTCGTGATCGTGCGGGACAGGAGCCTGATGCAGCGGGTCTCCGACTACTGCAAGCCCATCCTCGCGGAGAAGATCGGGGAGGAAGCCCGCCCCGGAACAGAAGAGTTCCTTGCGGCGCTCAGGAACCCGGACTACAACATCTTCTACAACGCCCCGGTGCTGGTCCTGGTCCTCGGCGCCCGCGAGGTCGTCTCGAGCGTTCTCGACTGCGCGCTCTGCGCGGAGAACATGATGCTCGCCGCCTGGTCGCTCGGTATCGGGAGTTGCTGGATCGGTTCGGCGGCCCTCGTCGAGCAGAACCCCGATCTCCTCGCAGCGTTGAAGATCCCCGCCGACCACCTGGTCGTGGCGCCGTTGATCTTCGGCTACCCGGCCCCCCTCCCCCCGAAAGCCGGACGGCGGGAGCCGCGGATCACGTGGGTGCCGTAA
- a CDS encoding glycerophosphodiester phosphodiesterase, whose product MLIIGHRGAGALEPENTLRALRRGMACADLVEVDVRLTKDGIPVAIHDATVDRTTDGTGPVKGYIIEDLKELDAGEGETIPTLREILDIIQGQTGLVVEIKEPGTEAIVASVLMDLMPEQLFLVSFHPGSVATAKRLLPGAKAGLIYSQETPDPVDLARSAQADLILPRWDRLSHGVVEQAHDAGLLVVPWTLNAEDEFEEAARLGVDGFASDDPCAARRYLQESIPAR is encoded by the coding sequence ATGCTCATCATCGGACACCGGGGGGCCGGGGCTCTCGAGCCGGAGAACACCCTGCGGGCCCTGCGGAGGGGTATGGCATGCGCCGATCTGGTCGAGGTCGACGTGCGGCTCACGAAGGACGGCATTCCCGTCGCAATCCACGACGCAACCGTCGACCGGACGACGGACGGGACCGGGCCGGTCAAGGGCTACATCATCGAGGACCTGAAAGAACTGGACGCAGGCGAGGGAGAGACTATCCCGACGCTTCGCGAGATCCTCGATATCATCCAGGGACAGACCGGGCTTGTCGTGGAGATCAAGGAGCCCGGAACCGAGGCGATCGTCGCCTCGGTGCTGATGGACCTGATGCCGGAGCAGCTCTTCCTGGTCTCGTTCCATCCCGGGAGCGTTGCGACGGCGAAGAGGCTCCTCCCCGGCGCAAAGGCGGGCCTCATCTACTCCCAGGAGACCCCCGATCCCGTCGACCTTGCCCGCTCGGCGCAGGCGGATCTCATCCTTCCGCGGTGGGACCGCCTCTCGCACGGGGTGGTGGAGCAGGCGCACGACGCCGGGCTGCTCGTCGTCCCCTGGACGCTGAACGCGGAGGACGAGTTTGAAGAAGCGGCCCGGCTCGGGGTCGACGGTTTTGCGAGTGACGACCCCTGCGCCGCACGGCGCTACCTCCAGGAGAGCATCCCGGCAAGGTGA
- a CDS encoding PAS domain S-box protein: protein MDESRSVYGDIPALSAILDALGEGLLVVGPDNRIACASRHLGQIFGIDRDTLGGTDADLFVRQVLAPRISGTSSLAGLAAFISGRLQTADIPCTLLSAGGEEKFCCSCRVVDEEPLRGMRVVRLLPDTSGSQRGSGRRWIEEALRQNEDWHRFLVENLNEGFGLIDREGVAVFANRRMAEIVGYPVADIIGAPVSAFVDGEGARCLNEYLKSLDQAPHEVFEIDLIRKGGARVHTLMATTPILDASGACRGFLAGVQDITPLKRMEIQLRESEEKYRSLVELSAEATLIHRDGTIVYVNPAGVRLLDARGPDEIVGRAVLDIVHPEARDLIRALSVRDLLGEETPLVEIPILRPDGTTVPVEGRGTRTLFEGRPAVQVVVRDVTYRKQAEERLQASNRHLLLLNRIVGTSASAKTPGELLETALDQTLDLLGYDGGAVYLPGAGRRGIALLHERDMPGACRELAVDLLEASWTGPGAALPCYLESGGSPGTPDSCLLRDFGFAALACVPLVVEPDTVGALLIGNRERVSFSPEERALLEAIGREIGVGILRGMLYQRLEAANREANLYLDILTHDIRNADNVANIYADILIGELDGEPARHARKLKDGIRKSIEITANVATIRKIHKSRTGLAPLDLDAVVRDEIAHYPDLRIAYDGLPVQVLADDLLPEVLTNLIGNTAKHGGPGVEVTISVEDLDGEVRISVADTGPGIPDEAKEAIFYRFEREGGRRGSQGLGLSICRMLTARYGGRIWVEDRVRGHPEQGATFRFTLRNAGRGGSTSV from the coding sequence ATGGACGAAAGCAGATCCGTATACGGCGATATCCCTGCGCTCTCCGCTATTCTCGACGCGCTCGGCGAAGGGCTGCTCGTCGTCGGCCCCGACAACCGGATAGCCTGCGCCAGCAGGCACCTGGGGCAGATCTTCGGCATCGACCGGGACACTCTCGGCGGGACCGACGCGGACCTCTTCGTCCGCCAGGTCCTTGCACCCCGGATCTCCGGGACGTCGTCCCTTGCCGGGCTTGCTGCGTTCATCTCCGGCCGCCTCCAGACTGCAGACATCCCGTGCACGTTACTATCTGCTGGCGGAGAGGAGAAGTTCTGCTGCTCGTGCAGGGTCGTCGACGAGGAGCCCCTCCGGGGTATGCGGGTCGTCCGTCTCCTGCCCGATACTTCAGGGTCGCAGAGAGGTTCCGGCCGGAGGTGGATCGAGGAGGCCCTGCGGCAGAACGAGGACTGGCACCGGTTCCTGGTCGAGAACCTGAACGAGGGTTTCGGGCTGATCGATAGGGAGGGCGTCGCGGTGTTTGCCAACCGGAGGATGGCCGAGATCGTCGGCTACCCCGTCGCCGATATCATCGGGGCCCCGGTCTCCGCGTTTGTCGACGGGGAGGGGGCCCGGTGCCTGAACGAGTACCTGAAGAGCCTGGATCAGGCACCGCACGAAGTATTTGAGATCGACCTGATCCGTAAGGGCGGTGCCCGCGTCCATACGCTGATGGCGACTACCCCGATCCTCGATGCCTCCGGTGCCTGCCGGGGGTTCCTGGCCGGGGTCCAGGATATTACGCCCTTGAAACGGATGGAGATACAACTCCGGGAGAGCGAGGAGAAGTACCGCTCGCTCGTCGAGCTCTCGGCCGAAGCGACCCTGATCCACCGTGACGGTACAATTGTGTACGTCAATCCTGCCGGCGTGCGGCTCCTCGACGCGCGGGGTCCCGATGAGATTGTCGGGAGGGCCGTCCTCGACATCGTCCACCCCGAAGCCCGGGATCTCATCCGGGCCCTCTCGGTGCGGGACCTCCTGGGGGAGGAGACGCCGCTCGTCGAGATCCCCATCCTCAGGCCCGACGGGACGACGGTCCCCGTCGAGGGGAGGGGTACGCGGACGCTCTTTGAGGGCAGACCTGCAGTCCAGGTCGTCGTGCGGGACGTCACCTACAGGAAACAGGCGGAGGAGCGGCTGCAGGCGAGCAACCGGCACCTCCTGTTGCTGAACCGGATCGTCGGCACCTCAGCGTCGGCCAAAACGCCCGGCGAGCTCCTGGAGACGGCGCTCGATCAGACGCTCGACCTCCTCGGCTACGACGGCGGCGCCGTTTACCTCCCCGGAGCCGGACGGCGCGGGATCGCGCTCCTGCACGAGCGGGACATGCCTGGTGCGTGCCGGGAACTGGCGGTGGACCTCCTTGAGGCGTCGTGGACAGGCCCGGGCGCCGCCCTCCCCTGTTATCTTGAGTCCGGCGGAAGTCCGGGCACCCCGGACTCCTGTCTCCTCCGGGACTTCGGGTTCGCCGCACTTGCCTGCGTCCCGCTCGTCGTCGAGCCCGACACCGTCGGAGCGCTCCTCATCGGCAACAGGGAGAGAGTATCCTTTTCCCCCGAAGAGCGCGCGCTCCTCGAGGCGATCGGACGGGAGATCGGGGTCGGTATCCTCCGGGGGATGCTCTACCAGAGGCTCGAGGCGGCAAACCGGGAGGCGAACCTCTACCTCGATATCCTCACCCACGATATCCGGAACGCCGACAACGTCGCAAACATCTACGCCGACATCCTCATCGGGGAGCTCGATGGCGAGCCCGCCCGACATGCCCGGAAGCTGAAGGACGGGATCAGAAAGAGCATCGAGATCACCGCAAACGTCGCGACCATACGAAAGATCCACAAGAGCAGGACGGGGCTTGCGCCTCTCGACCTCGACGCGGTCGTCCGGGATGAGATCGCCCACTATCCCGACCTTCGCATCGCCTACGACGGGCTGCCCGTGCAGGTCCTCGCCGACGACCTCCTGCCCGAGGTGCTCACGAACCTCATCGGCAACACCGCGAAGCACGGCGGGCCGGGCGTCGAGGTCACGATCTCGGTCGAAGATCTGGACGGCGAAGTCCGTATCTCGGTCGCCGACACCGGACCCGGCATCCCTGATGAGGCGAAGGAGGCCATCTTCTACCGGTTCGAGCGGGAGGGGGGCAGGAGGGGGAGCCAGGGGCTCGGCCTCTCGATCTGCCGGATGCTCACCGCCCGCTACGGCGGCAGGATCTGGGTCGAGGACCGGGTCAGGGGGCATCCGGAGCAGGGCGCGACGTTCCGGTTCACCCTCAGGAACGCCGGACGCGGAGGAAGTACCTCCGTCTGA
- a CDS encoding copper-translocating P-type ATPase, translated as MDHEHGETGRQYETQLEEASRQEPPRTHRPGKPHHHALEDFRRRFIVSSILTIPILLLSEPIQALLGITIVFPGSDYVLLALATVVYLYGGWPFLVGIVSELRERRPGMMTLIAVAITVAYVYSSAVVLGIVGEEGFFWELATLIDIMLLGHWVEMRSVLGASRALEELVRVMPSEAHRVRDGGTEDVPVDRLVPGDRVLVRPGEKVPVDGAVIEGTTSVNEAMLTGESMPVEKGPGDEVIGGAINGEGSVVVEVKKTGAETYLAQVIDLVRKAQESRSRTQDLADRAAFFLVVIALSVGAATFAGWFALGQGIGFAVERAATVMVIACPHALGLAVPLVIAVSTAIAAQSGFLIRDRSAFERARDLQAVVFDKTGTLTTGRFGVTDVLAFGGATENDVIQAAATVEAHSEHPIARGVVRSAEERGLSLLPLENFRAIPGKGVEGTAAGRAVRVVGPGYLAEKGIAAGDGQVETLQRQGKTVVFLLEDERLTGALALADIIRPESREAIERLREMGVRCMMLTGDNRDVAAWVAGELGLDEFFAGVLPHEKAAKIREVQERYRVAMVGDGINDAPALVEADVGIAIGAGTDVAVESADIVLVRSDPRDAAAVIGLARKTYRKMLENLFWATGYNAVAIPLAAGVLFGAGIVLTPAVGAVLMSASTVIVAINARLLRL; from the coding sequence ATGGACCACGAACACGGGGAGACCGGGCGGCAGTACGAGACGCAACTTGAGGAGGCGAGCAGGCAGGAGCCGCCCCGGACCCACCGGCCCGGTAAGCCGCACCACCACGCCCTCGAGGATTTCCGGCGGCGGTTCATCGTCTCGTCCATCCTCACGATCCCGATCCTCCTCCTCTCAGAGCCGATCCAGGCGCTGCTCGGTATCACCATCGTATTTCCGGGCTCGGATTACGTCCTCCTCGCTCTTGCCACCGTGGTCTACCTCTACGGCGGCTGGCCGTTTCTCGTCGGGATCGTGAGCGAGCTCCGGGAGCGGAGGCCCGGCATGATGACGCTCATCGCCGTCGCGATCACCGTCGCCTACGTCTACAGTTCGGCGGTCGTTCTCGGTATCGTCGGCGAAGAGGGGTTCTTCTGGGAACTTGCCACCCTGATCGACATCATGCTCCTCGGCCACTGGGTCGAGATGCGCTCGGTGCTCGGGGCGTCGCGGGCGCTCGAGGAACTGGTCCGGGTGATGCCGTCGGAGGCGCACCGGGTCCGCGACGGGGGGACGGAGGACGTGCCCGTCGACCGGCTCGTGCCGGGCGACCGGGTCCTCGTCCGCCCCGGCGAGAAGGTGCCGGTGGACGGCGCGGTCATCGAGGGAACAACGAGCGTCAACGAGGCGATGCTCACCGGTGAGTCGATGCCGGTGGAGAAGGGACCCGGAGACGAGGTCATCGGCGGCGCGATCAACGGCGAGGGCTCGGTCGTCGTCGAGGTCAAGAAGACGGGGGCGGAGACCTACCTCGCACAGGTGATCGACCTCGTGCGGAAGGCGCAGGAGAGCCGATCGCGGACCCAGGACCTTGCCGACCGGGCGGCCTTCTTCCTCGTGGTGATCGCCCTCTCGGTCGGTGCGGCGACGTTTGCAGGATGGTTCGCCCTCGGCCAGGGGATCGGGTTTGCAGTGGAGCGGGCCGCGACCGTGATGGTCATCGCCTGCCCGCACGCGCTCGGCCTCGCCGTCCCGCTGGTGATCGCGGTCTCGACGGCGATCGCCGCCCAATCGGGGTTCCTGATCCGGGACCGAAGCGCGTTCGAGCGGGCGAGGGACCTCCAGGCGGTCGTCTTCGACAAGACCGGCACCCTCACGACGGGGAGGTTCGGGGTCACCGATGTCCTCGCCTTCGGCGGCGCGACGGAAAATGACGTGATCCAGGCGGCAGCGACAGTGGAAGCGCACTCCGAACACCCGATCGCCCGGGGCGTGGTCCGGAGCGCGGAGGAGCGGGGCCTCTCCCTCCTCCCGCTCGAGAACTTCCGGGCGATCCCGGGCAAGGGCGTCGAGGGAACGGCCGCCGGCCGGGCCGTCCGGGTGGTCGGTCCCGGCTACCTCGCTGAAAAGGGGATAGCGGCCGGGGACGGGCAGGTCGAGACGCTCCAGCGCCAGGGCAAGACCGTCGTCTTCCTGCTCGAGGACGAGCGGCTCACGGGGGCGCTCGCGCTCGCGGACATCATCCGGCCGGAATCAAGGGAGGCGATAGAGAGGCTCAGGGAGATGGGCGTCCGGTGCATGATGCTGACCGGCGACAACCGCGATGTCGCCGCGTGGGTCGCGGGGGAGCTCGGTCTCGACGAGTTCTTCGCCGGGGTCCTCCCCCACGAGAAGGCGGCAAAGATCCGCGAGGTGCAGGAACGATACCGGGTGGCGATGGTGGGCGACGGGATCAACGACGCCCCCGCGCTCGTCGAGGCCGACGTCGGGATCGCCATCGGGGCCGGGACCGACGTGGCCGTGGAGAGCGCCGATATCGTCCTCGTGAGGAGCGACCCCCGCGACGCCGCGGCGGTCATCGGGCTCGCCAGGAAGACCTACCGGAAGATGCTTGAGAACCTCTTCTGGGCGACCGGCTACAACGCCGTCGCCATCCCGCTTGCGGCCGGTGTGCTCTTCGGCGCAGGGATCGTCCTCACGCCGGCGGTCGGTGCGGTGCTGATGAGCGCAAGCACCGTCATCGTCGCGATCAACGCCCGGCTGCTCCGGCTATAG
- a CDS encoding alpha/beta hydrolase, which translates to MYFLLEFGRNPCLRGAGPGLTPARRQVSITAGTDATKEKYARDLLPAMLGTAAVEVETTRVEVRPTDVRRTPRPGEAYDLVEIETDRGTIACHYYEAEGGRNGIVMVGGTGGGFDTPGKELYPRLAKDLRNDRISTLRVRYRHPADLLESTVDTVLGIRYLKSQGVSAVGLVGHSFGGAVVIQAAAGDPAVRAVVAVSTQGAGTGPVAGLAGRAAVLLIHGDADPVIPHRSSEEVYRRTVEPRRLIIYEGAGHVLDEVAESLSVEVKAWLLKHLPGTLV; encoded by the coding sequence ATGTACTTTCTGCTGGAGTTTGGGCGGAATCCCTGCCTGCGAGGCGCAGGACCGGGCCTCACCCCGGCGCGCAGGCAGGTCTCGATCACGGCCGGTACAGACGCCACAAAAGAGAAGTATGCGAGGGATCTATTGCCCGCCATGCTCGGCACGGCTGCAGTCGAAGTGGAGACTACGAGGGTAGAGGTCCGCCCCACGGATGTGAGAAGGACGCCCCGGCCCGGGGAGGCCTACGACCTCGTGGAGATCGAGACCGATCGCGGGACGATCGCCTGCCACTACTACGAGGCGGAGGGGGGGCGGAACGGCATCGTCATGGTGGGCGGGACCGGCGGCGGGTTTGACACCCCGGGAAAGGAACTCTACCCGCGGCTGGCAAAAGATCTCCGAAACGACCGGATCAGCACGCTCCGGGTACGCTACCGGCACCCGGCCGACCTCCTGGAATCGACGGTCGATACGGTCCTCGGTATCCGCTACCTCAAGAGTCAGGGCGTCTCGGCCGTCGGGCTGGTCGGGCACTCCTTCGGCGGGGCGGTGGTGATCCAGGCGGCGGCGGGCGACCCCGCGGTCAGGGCCGTCGTCGCCGTCTCTACACAGGGGGCCGGGACCGGACCGGTCGCAGGGCTCGCGGGACGGGCGGCGGTCCTCCTGATCCACGGGGACGCCGACCCGGTCATCCCTCACCGCTCGTCGGAGGAGGTCTACCGGCGCACCGTCGAGCCCCGGCGGCTGATCATCTACGAAGGGGCGGGCCACGTCCTCGACGAGGTGGCGGAGAGCCTCTCCGTCGAGGTGAAGGCATGGCTCCTGAAGCACCTGCCGGGGACGCTCGTCTGA
- a CDS encoding PAS domain S-box protein: MTEPYRDRVSCYPAVLDAFDEGFLVVSGDRKVLRYNPALARALAIRQEEAVGMDLHSLFCRYLFPLIEDEAAGELLLQALDNGADLPLVLCRIRTSEGVRRRLSISAAPMGNASGERLIRVRDVTGDCYAHNFMTALDRSPVVVFAQDEELRYIWSYNQQLGSTDASVIGMQDEDLFLPDEAARLTALKRRVLETGEILRAETTLTVGGESHVRDLTLKPLLDEGGGVAGVIGTAFDVTERHRAEEALQVKTDELKKRVDELRCLYAVTHLIEVPGITPDGFLQAVVDILPSGWRYPEETAVRIRVEDREYRRGDPGAVLSKQESPIIASGVPVGEVEVGYVRERPDAAEGPFLREERMLLDAVARRIGRVIERMQVETALQESEEKFRGIAQRSFDLIVTSYLDGGLNYISPAMERILGYSPEEMRGTGWEDYILPQSLPVWERGRRRVLRGEQVEGLQVAVRRKDGETVTLELNESPIFEKRAVVGFQAVGRDISERILYERLREQALDMTERNIAQFAVLADHVRHPLQVILGTADLLDDEVAAEKLREQVRRIDTQISHLDQEWVESRTIREFLKRYEL; the protein is encoded by the coding sequence ATGACAGAACCATACCGTGACCGGGTATCCTGCTATCCTGCAGTGCTCGACGCTTTCGACGAAGGATTTCTCGTGGTAAGCGGTGACCGGAAGGTCCTCCGGTACAACCCGGCTCTCGCGCGCGCCCTTGCCATCCGGCAGGAAGAGGCCGTCGGGATGGACCTCCACTCTCTCTTCTGCAGGTACCTCTTCCCCCTCATCGAGGACGAGGCCGCCGGAGAACTGCTCTTGCAGGCTCTCGATAACGGCGCGGATCTTCCCTTGGTCCTCTGTCGTATCCGGACCTCCGAAGGCGTCCGGCGCCGGCTCTCGATCTCGGCTGCACCGATGGGGAACGCATCCGGAGAACGGCTCATCAGGGTCCGCGACGTGACCGGAGATTGCTACGCGCACAACTTCATGACCGCGCTCGACCGGTCGCCGGTGGTCGTCTTTGCGCAGGATGAGGAGCTCCGCTATATCTGGTCCTACAACCAGCAGCTGGGGTCCACCGATGCATCCGTCATCGGCATGCAAGACGAGGATCTCTTCCTGCCGGACGAGGCGGCGCGCCTCACCGCGCTCAAACGGCGGGTTCTCGAGACCGGGGAGATCCTGCGGGCGGAGACGACGCTCACCGTCGGAGGCGAGTCGCACGTCCGGGATCTGACATTAAAGCCGCTTCTCGATGAAGGGGGTGGGGTTGCCGGGGTGATCGGGACGGCCTTTGACGTGACCGAGAGGCACCGGGCGGAGGAAGCGCTCCAGGTAAAGACTGACGAGCTGAAGAAGAGGGTGGACGAACTCCGGTGCCTGTATGCCGTCACGCACCTCATCGAGGTGCCGGGGATCACGCCCGATGGGTTTCTGCAGGCGGTTGTGGACATTCTCCCCTCGGGCTGGCGGTACCCGGAGGAGACGGCGGTGCGGATCCGGGTCGAGGACCGGGAGTATCGCCGGGGCGATCCGGGAGCAGTTCTCTCGAAGCAGGAGAGCCCGATCATCGCCAGCGGTGTTCCGGTGGGTGAGGTCGAGGTAGGATACGTCCGCGAGAGACCCGATGCTGCCGAAGGCCCGTTCCTGCGGGAAGAGCGAATGCTGCTCGACGCCGTTGCGAGGAGAATCGGCCGCGTCATCGAGCGGATGCAGGTCGAGACGGCGCTCCAGGAGAGCGAGGAGAAGTTCCGGGGTATTGCCCAGCGGAGTTTCGACCTCATCGTCACGTCTTACCTCGACGGGGGGTTGAACTACATCTCGCCGGCGATGGAGCGGATACTCGGGTACTCGCCCGAAGAGATGAGGGGGACCGGGTGGGAGGACTACATCCTCCCTCAGAGTCTCCCTGTCTGGGAGCGGGGGCGCCGGAGAGTGCTCCGGGGCGAGCAGGTCGAAGGGCTCCAGGTCGCGGTCCGGCGGAAGGACGGGGAGACCGTAACGCTGGAGTTGAACGAGTCGCCGATCTTCGAGAAGAGAGCGGTGGTGGGGTTCCAGGCCGTCGGGAGGGATATCTCCGAGCGGATCCTGTACGAGCGGCTCCGGGAGCAGGCGCTCGATATGACCGAGCGGAATATCGCTCAGTTCGCGGTCCTGGCCGATCACGTCCGCCATCCCCTTCAGGTGATCCTCGGTACGGCCGACCTGCTCGACGACGAGGTGGCCGCAGAGAAACTCCGGGAGCAGGTCCGCAGGATCGACACGCAGATCAGCCACCTGGACCAGGAATGGGTGGAGTCCCGGACGATCCGGGAGTTCCTGAAACGCTATGAACTCTGA
- a CDS encoding DUF2795 domain-containing protein, which yields MKGMKESAMSGMSKATGSLQGLDPRVIDMIMSRLNFPASKNDLITRAQDSGASQGILDVLNQFEDKQYNSSDDVKAEYQRVQKR from the coding sequence ATGAAAGGCATGAAAGAGTCCGCCATGAGCGGGATGTCAAAGGCCACCGGGTCCCTGCAGGGACTCGACCCGCGGGTGATCGATATGATCATGTCCCGGCTCAATTTCCCTGCATCGAAGAACGATCTCATCACCCGGGCGCAGGATAGCGGAGCGTCGCAGGGTATCCTCGACGTATTGAACCAGTTCGAGGATAAGCAGTACAACAGTTCGGACGACGTGAAAGCCGAGTATCAGAGAGTTCAGAAGAGATAA
- a CDS encoding type II toxin-antitoxin system PemK/MazF family toxin has product MGHYAGGDVLLASVRIGRLDAWKVRPVVVVSARESGDLFVCPVSSSPSFDGPSVPISLEDFARGGLDLFGESYALTAYASTIRPADVVAKKGTLLPGTLAAIRETLPERDRSPQRKPHRR; this is encoded by the coding sequence ATGGGGCATTACGCCGGCGGCGACGTTCTTCTGGCCTCCGTGCGCATCGGACGTCTCGACGCATGGAAGGTACGCCCGGTGGTCGTTGTTTCTGCGAGAGAGAGCGGCGACCTGTTTGTCTGTCCGGTATCGAGCAGCCCGTCCTTCGACGGACCTTCAGTCCCGATCTCGCTCGAAGACTTTGCCCGGGGCGGGCTCGACCTCTTCGGGGAGAGTTACGCCCTGACCGCGTATGCCTCCACCATCCGGCCGGCAGACGTCGTCGCGAAGAAAGGCACGCTGCTCCCCGGGACGCTCGCCGCTATCCGGGAGACGTTGCCGGAAAGAGACCGCTCGCCCCAAAGGAAGCCGCACCGCCGGTAA